One Magnetococcus sp. PR-3 genomic region harbors:
- a CDS encoding LexA family protein — protein MSTALATQTYSYPLISFIHAGNWGSFVDIFEPGDAEQWVTTGKNYGKHAYALRVKGHSMEPKYPQGCVVVVDPRGKAQAGDTVIARIDAENEATMKVYKKDALGNRFLKPINPAFPTIDMQKIDVVFCGVVREIAEHS, from the coding sequence ATGTCAACAGCGCTGGCCACCCAGACTTATAGCTATCCACTCATTTCTTTTATTCATGCCGGCAACTGGGGAAGTTTTGTTGATATCTTTGAACCAGGCGATGCCGAACAGTGGGTAACAACCGGTAAAAATTATGGTAAGCACGCCTACGCTTTACGTGTCAAAGGCCATAGCATGGAACCCAAATACCCCCAAGGGTGTGTTGTGGTGGTTGACCCACGGGGCAAAGCCCAAGCGGGCGATACCGTCATTGCCCGTATTGATGCCGAAAACGAAGCCACCATGAAGGTCTACAAAAAGGATGCCCTAGGCAACCGCTTCCTTAAACCCATCAATCCAGCCTTTCCAACCATTGATATGCAAAAAATAGATGTGGTGTTTTGTGGGGTTGTGCGCGAGATTGCTGAACACTCCTAA